From Novipirellula artificiosorum, the proteins below share one genomic window:
- a CDS encoding TrpB-like pyridoxal phosphate-dependent enzyme, whose translation MKKIFLSESEMPRQWYNLAADVRMHPPLGPDRQPITPEMLAPVFPMNIIEQEMSTDRWIDIPEEILGLLARWRPTPLVRATALEAALGTPAKIYYKNESVSPAGSHKPNTAVAQAWYNKQFGIKRITTETGAGQWGSALSFACSLLGLECKVFMVRISFDQKPFRKMMMESWGGTCVPSPSRETNAGRTILEQDPDTPGSLGIAISEAIEQAVADPKGETRYALGSVLNHVMLHQTIIGLETKKQLEKFGERTPDVVVGCAGGGSNFAGLAFPFIYDVIHGAKIKVVAAEPTSCPTLTRAPFTYDHGDVARMTPLMPMHSLGHTFIPAPIHSGGLRYHGMAPLVSAAMQAGFIDAVALPQTECFEAGLLFARTEGIIPAPETNHAIAATIREANLAKQEGKEKVIVFNLSGHGMMDLLGYEKFLSGNLEDYDLPMEVIERYQNVIKDHPQPA comes from the coding sequence ATGAAAAAAATATTTCTTTCTGAATCCGAAATGCCACGCCAATGGTACAACTTGGCTGCTGACGTTCGCATGCACCCTCCATTGGGGCCAGACCGGCAACCGATCACGCCTGAAATGCTGGCGCCTGTCTTCCCGATGAACATCATCGAACAGGAGATGAGTACGGATCGCTGGATTGACATTCCAGAGGAAATCTTGGGACTGTTGGCTCGCTGGCGACCGACGCCGCTAGTTCGCGCAACCGCGCTGGAAGCCGCCCTCGGTACACCGGCGAAGATCTATTACAAGAACGAAAGCGTCTCGCCGGCCGGCAGCCATAAACCCAACACGGCGGTGGCGCAAGCTTGGTACAACAAGCAATTTGGAATCAAACGAATCACGACCGAAACGGGCGCGGGCCAATGGGGCAGCGCCTTGTCGTTCGCCTGTTCGTTGCTGGGGCTAGAGTGCAAGGTGTTTATGGTGCGAATCAGTTTCGACCAGAAACCGTTCCGCAAAATGATGATGGAATCTTGGGGCGGAACCTGTGTCCCCAGTCCAAGTCGCGAAACGAACGCAGGCCGCACGATCCTTGAACAAGACCCTGACACCCCCGGTTCGCTTGGGATCGCGATTTCCGAAGCCATCGAACAGGCGGTGGCAGATCCAAAAGGTGAAACGCGTTACGCGCTCGGCAGCGTGCTAAACCATGTCATGCTGCATCAAACGATCATTGGCCTGGAAACCAAAAAACAACTCGAGAAGTTTGGCGAGAGGACTCCGGACGTTGTGGTTGGCTGTGCAGGCGGTGGCAGCAACTTCGCGGGATTGGCCTTTCCCTTCATCTATGACGTCATCCACGGGGCGAAAATCAAGGTGGTCGCCGCCGAGCCGACGTCCTGCCCCACGCTGACCCGCGCCCCGTTCACCTACGATCATGGCGACGTCGCAAGGATGACGCCGCTGATGCCGATGCACAGCCTTGGGCACACCTTCATTCCCGCCCCGATTCATTCAGGCGGTCTTCGCTACCATGGCATGGCACCGTTGGTCAGCGCTGCGATGCAAGCGGGCTTCATTGATGCCGTCGCGCTGCCGCAAACCGAGTGCTTCGAAGCCGGTTTGTTGTTCGCGCGAACCGAAGGCATTATCCCTGCGCCGGAAACGAATCACGCCATCGCCGCAACGATTCGTGAAGCCAACTTGGCGAAACAGGAAGGTAAAGAGAAGGTCATCGTGTTCAACCTCAGCGGTCACGGAATGATGGATTTGCTCGGCTACGAGAAATTCCTTAGCGGCAACTTGGAAGACTACGATTTGCCGATGGAAGTGATTGAACGTTACCAAAATGTGATCAAAGACCATCCGCAACCTGCGTGA